A stretch of Mus musculus strain C57BL/6J chromosome 19, GRCm38.p6 C57BL/6J DNA encodes these proteins:
- the Pcnx3 gene encoding pecanex-like protein 3 isoform X1 gives MGSQVLQILRQGVWASLTGGWFFDPHQSTFSNCFHLYVWIFLLIFPFLLYMVLPPSLMVAGVYCLVVAVIFATIKTVNYRLHAMFDQGEIVEKRNSTMGEQEEEAAQGESSLPRDPGVEMTVFRKVSSTPPVRCSSQHSVFGFNQVSELLPRMEDSGPLRDIKELVREQGSNNVIVTSADREMLKLSSQEKLIGDLPQTPPGVVPDPSLPSTDSSERSPMAGDGVPWGGSGVADTPMSPLLKGSLSQELSKSFLTLTRPDRALVRTSSRREQCRGTGGYQPLDRRGSGDPMPQKAGSSDSCFSGTDRETLSSFKSEKTNSTHLDSPPGGHAPEGSDTDPPSEAELPASPDAGVPSDDTLRSFDTVIGAGTPPGQTEPLLVVRPKDLALLRPSKRRPPMRGHSPPGRTPRRPLLEGSGFFEDEDTSEGSELSPASSLRSQRRYSTDSSSSTSCYSPESSQGAAGGPRKRRAPHGAEEGTAVPPKRPYGTQRTPSTASAKTHARVLSMDGAGGDVLRAPLAGSKAELEAQPGMELAAGEPAVLPPEARRGPAANQPGWRGELQEEGAVGGAPEETGQRECTSNVRRAQAIRRRHNAGSNPTPPASVMGSPPSSLQEAQRGRAASHSRALTLPSALHFASSLLLTRAGPNVHEASNFDDTSEGAVHYFYDESGVRRSYTFGLAGGGYENPVSQPGEQAANGAWDRHSHSSSFHSADVPEATGGLNLLQPRPVVLQGMQVRRVPLEIPEFDLLDQDSLHESQEQTLMEEAPPRAQHSYKYWFLPGRWTSVRYERLALLALLDRTRGVMENIFGVGLSSLVAFLGYLLLLKGFFTDIWVFQFCLVIASCQYSLLKSVQPDAASPMHGHNWVIAYSRPVYFCICCLLIWLLDALGTAQPFPPVSLYGLTLFSASFFFCARDVATVFTLCFPFVFLLGLLPQVNTCLMYLLEQIDMHGFGGTAATSPLTAVFSLTRSLLAAALLYGFCLGAIKTPWPEQHVPVLFSVFCGLLVAMSYHLSRQSSDPTVLWSLVRSKLFPELEERSLETARVEPPDPLPEKMRQSVREVLHSDLVMCVVIAVLTFAVSASTVFIALKSVLGFVLYALAGAVGFFTHYLLPQLRKQLPWFCLSQPVLKPLEYSQYEVRGAAQVMWFEKLYAGLQCAEKYLIYPAVVLNALTVDAHTVVSHPDKFCLYCRALLMTVAGLKLLRSAFCCPPQQYLTLAFTVLLFHFDYPRLSQGFLLDYFLMSLLCSKLWDLLYKLRFVLTYIAPWQITWGSAFHAFAQPFAVPHSAMLFLQALLSGLFSTPLNPLLGSAVFIMSYARPLKFWERDYNTKRVDHSNTRLVTQLDRNPGADDNNLNSIFYEHLTRSLQHTLCGDLVLGRWGNYGPGDCFVLASDYLNALVHLIEVGNGLITFQLRGLEFRGTYCQQREVEAITEGVEEDEGCCCCEPGHLPRVLSFNAAFGQRWLAWEVTASKYVLEGYSISDNNAASMLQVFDLRKILVTYYVKSIIYYVSRSPKLETWLNHEGIAAALRPVRALGYADSDPTFSLSVDEDYDLRLSGLSLPSFCAVHLEWIQYCASRRSQPVDQDWNSPLVTLCFGLCVLGRRALGTASHSMSASLEPFLYGLHALFKGDFRITSPRDEWVFADMDLLHRVVAPGVRMALKLHQDHFTSPDEYEEPAALYDAIAANEERLVISHEGDPAWRSAILSNTPSLLALRHVMDDASDEYKIIMLNRRHLSFRVIKVNRECVRGLWAGQQQELVFLRNRNPERGSIQNAKQALRNMINSSCDQPLGYPIYVSPLTTSLAGSHPQLRALWGGPVSLGAIARWLLRSWERLHKGCGAGCNSGGNVDDSDCGGGGGLTSLSNHPPLAHPTPENAAGSSEQPLPPGPSWGPRPSLSGSGDGRPPPLLQWPPPRLPGPPPASPAPTEGPRPSRPSGPALLNSEGPSGKWSLGGRKGLGGPDGEPASGSPKGGTPKSQAPLDLSLSPDVSSEASPARTTQDLPCLDSSIPEGCTPSGAPGDWPVPAEERESPAAQPLLEHQY, from the exons ATGGGGTCTCAGGTGTTGCAGATCCTGCGCCAGGGGGTGTGGGCCTCGCTCACTGGGGGATGGTTCTTCGATCCGCATCAGAGCACCTTCTCCAACTGCTTCCATCTCTATGTCTGGATCTTCTTGCTCATCTTTCCCTTCTTGCTGTACATG GTCCTGCCCCCCAGCCTGATGGTGGCTGGAGTGTACTGCCTGGTGGTAGCTGTCATCTTTGCTACCATCAAGACTGTGAACTATCGCCTGCATGCCATGTTCGACCAGGGCGAGATTGTGGAGAAACGCAACTCTACCATGGGGGAGCAGGAAGAAGAGGCTGCCCAGGGGGAGAGCAGTCTCCCAAG GGACCCTGGTGTGGAGATGACGGTGTTCCGGAAGGTGAGCTCCACGCCCCCTGTACGCTGCAGTTCCCAGCATTCTGTGTTTGGCTTCAACCAGGTTTCG GAGTTGCTGCCCCGGATGGAGGATTCTGGGCCCCTCAGAG ACATCAAGGAGCTGGTACGGGAACAGGGCAGCAACAACGTGATCGTGACCTCTGCCGATCGAGAAATGCTGAAGCTCAGCTCCCAAGAGAAACTGA TTGGAGACCTTCCCCAGACACCTCCAGGGGTTGTTCCAGACCCCTCTCTCCCCAGTACGGATTCTTCCGAGCGTTCTCCCATGGCTGGAGATGGTGTCCCCTGGGGTGGGAGCGGTGTGGCTGACACTCCCATGAGCCCTTTACTGAAAGGGAGCCTCAGCCAGGAGCTAAGCAAGAGCTTTCTGACCCTGACCCGGCCTGACCGGGCCCTAGTGAGGACCAGTAGTCGGCGGGAACAATGTCGGGGAACTGGAGGCTACCAGCCCCTGGACCGGAGGGGCTCAGGTGACCCCATGCCCCAGAAAGCTGGCTCTTCGGATTCCTGCTTCAGTGGCACTGACAGGGAGACTCTGAGCAGCTTCAAGAGTGAGAAGACTAACTCTACACACCTCGACAGTCCCCCTGGTGGGCATGCTCCCGAGGGCAGCGACACAGACCCTCCTTCTGAGGCTGAGCTGCCTGCCTCCCCAGATGCTGGGGTCCCCTCAGATGACACACTTCGTTCCTTTGACACAGTCATTGGAGCAGGGACACCACCGGGCCAAACGGAGCCGCTCCTGGTTGTGCGGCCCAAGGACTTGGCCCTGCTTCGGCCTAGCAAGCGGCGGCCCCCCATGCGAGGACATTCCCCACCTGGTCGTACCCCAAGACGGCCCTTGCTTGAGGGCTCAGGCTTCTTTGAAGATGAAGATACCAGTGAAGGTAGTGAGCTGAGTCCAGCATCCAGTCTCCGGTCTCAGCGCCGCTATAGCACTGATAGCTCCTCGTCTACTTCTTGCTACTCCCCCGAGAGCTCCCAGGGTGCAGCAGGGGGTCCTCGGAAGCGGCGGGCCCCTCATGGGGCCGAAGAAGGAACTGCTGTGCCCCCTAAGCGACCCTATGGGACCCAGCGGACGCCCAGTACTGCCAGTGCCAAAACTCATGCCCGTGTGTTGAGCATGGATGGGGCAGGGGGTGATGTCTTACGGGCACCCCTGGCGGGCTCCAAGGCTGAGCTGGAGGCCCAGCCAGGAATGGAGCTGGCTGCTGGTGAGCCTGCTGTGTTGCCTCCTGAAGCCCGGAGGGGACCCGCTGCCAACCAGCCTGGCTGGCGGGGGGAGCTGCAGGAGGAAGGTGCTGTAGGGGGAG CACCTGAGGAAACAGGTCAGCGGGAATGCACAAGCAATGTGAGGAGAGCTCAAGCTATCCGGAGACGACACAATGCAGGCAGCAACCCTACGCCTCCAGCCTCTGTCATGGGCTCACCACCTAG CAGCCTGCAGGAGGCTCAGCGGGGCCGGGCTGCTTCCCACTCCAGGGCACTGACTCTGCCCTCCGCTCTGCACTTTGCCTCTTCCCTGTTGCTCACCCGAGCTGGCCCCAACGTCCATGAAGCCAGCAATTTTGATGACACCTCTGAGGGTGCTGTGCACTATTTCTACGACGAGAGTG GTGTACGACGGTCGTATACCTTTGGCCTAGCTGGAGGTGGCTACGAGAACCCTGTGAGTCAGCCAGGCGAGCAGGCAGCCAATGGAGCCTG GGACCGTCACTCACATTCCTCCAGCTTCCACTCAGCTGATGTGCCTGAAGCCACGGGAGGCTTGAACCTGTTGCAGCCAAGGCCAGTAGTTCTTCAGGGTATGCAGGTGCGCAGGGTGCCCCTGGAAATCCCAGAG TTTGACCTGCTGGACCAGGACTCCCTGCACGAATCCCAGGAGCAGACACTGATGGAGGAGGCACCACCCCGGGCCCAGCACAGCTACAAGTACTGGTTTCTTCCTGGCCGTTGGACCTCTGTGCGCTACGAACGGCTGGCCCTGCTAGCTCTGTTGGACCG GACACGTGGGGTAATGGAGAACATTTTCGGTGTTGGATTGAGCAGCCTGGTTGCCTTCCTGGGATACCTGTTGCTGCTCAAGGGCTTCTTCACTGACATCTGGGTCTTCCAGTTCTGTCTGGTCATCGCCTCCTGTCAGTACTCCCTGCTCAAG AGCGTGCAGCCTGATGCAGCATCCCCAATGCAC GGCCACAACTGGGTGATTGCATACAGCCGGCCTGTCTACTTCTGTATCTGCTGTCTACTCATCTGGCTGCTGGATGCCCTGGGGACCGCTCAGCCCTTCCCACCTGTCTCTCTGTACGGCCTCACactcttctctgcctctttcttcttttgtgccCGAGATGTGGCCACTG TGTTCACCTTATGCTTTCCGTTCGTCTTCCTCCTGGGCCTCCTGCCCCAGGTCAACACCTGCCTCATGTACCTCCTGGAGCAGATAGACATGCATGGCTTTGGAGGCACAG CTGCCACCAGCCCACTCACTGCGGTCTTCAGCCTCACGCGAAGCCTGCTGGCTGCTGCCCTGCTTTATGGCTTCTGCCTTGGGGCCATCAAG ACACCTTGGCCAGAGCAGCACGTCCCTGTCCTCTTCTCAGTCTTCTGTGGCCTCCTGGTGGCAATGTCCTACCATCTGAGCCGGCAGAGCAGCGACCCCACCGTTCTCTG GTCTCTAGTCCGGAGTAAACTCTTCCCTGAGCTAGAGGAGCGGAGCCTAGAGACAGCCCGGGTCGAACCCCCAGACCCACTGCCAGAGAAGATGCGTCAGTCAGTG CGGGAAGTCTTGCACTCCGACCTGGTGATGTGTGTGGTGATCGCCGTGCTCACCTTTGCCGTCAGTGCCAGCACCGTCTTCATTGCCCTGAAG TCAGTTCTGGGCTTCGTGTTATATGCGCTGGCAGGAGCCGTGGGCTTCTTCACGCATTACCTGCTGCCACAGCTGCGCAAACAGCTCCCCTGGTTCTGCCTCTCACAGCCTGTGCTGAAGCCACTGGAGTATAGCCAGTATGAAGTGCGAG GCGCTGCCCAGGTGATGTGGTTTGAGAAGCTCTACGCTGGCCTGCAGTGTGCTGAGAAGTACCTCATCTACCCTGCCGTGGTCCTCAACGCTCTCACAGTGGACGCCCACACAGTCGTCAGCCACCCAGACAAATTCTGCCTCTA CTGCCGGGCCTTGCTGATGACTGTGGCGGGGCTGAAGCTGCTGCGCTCGGCCTTCTGTTGCCCACCCCAGCAGTACCTGACCTTGGCCTTCACTGTCCTCCTCTTCCACTTCGACTACCCGAGGCTCTCACAGGGCTTCCTGCTTGACTACTTCCTCATGTCTCTGCTCTGCAGCAAG CTTTGGGACCTGCTGTACAAGCTGCGTTTTGTACTGACCTACATTGCACCATGGCAGATCACCTGGGGCTCAGCCTTCCATGCCTTTGCCCAGCCCTTCGCTGTACCAC ACTCAGCTATGCTGTTCCTTCAGGCCCTGCTCTCAGGGCTCTTTTCTACCCCACTCAACCCCCTGCTGGGCAGCGCAGTCTTCATCATGTCCTACGCAAGGCCCCTCAAGTTCTGGGAGAGGGACTACAA CACTAAACGTGTGGACCATTCTAACACTCGCCTAGTGACACAGCTGGACCGGAACCCAG GCGCTGATGACAACAACCTCAACTCCATCTTCTATGAGCACTTGACACGCTCGCTGCAGCACACGCTGTGTGGGGATCTGGTGCTGGGCCGCTGGGGCAATTATGGCCCTGGAGACTGCTTTGTCCTGGCCTCTGACTACCTCAACGCGCTAGTGCACCTCATTGAGGTTGGCAATGGCCTCATCACCTTCCAGCTTCGTGGCCTTGAGTTCCGGG GCACATACTGCCAGCAGCGTGAGGTGGAGGCCATCACGGAAGGTGTGGAGGAAGACGAGGGCTGCTGTTGCTGTGAGCCTGGTCACCTGCCCCGGGTCCTGTCCTTCAATGCTGCCTTTGGGCAGCGCTGGCTGGCCTGGGAGGTGACAGCCAGCAAGTACGTGCTGGAAGGCTACAGCATCAGTGACAACAACGCAGCCTCCATGCTGCAGGTGTTTGACCTCCGCAAGATCCTCGTCACTTACTATGTCAAG AGCATCATCTACTATGTGAGCCGCTCTCCAAAGCTAGAGACCTGGCTGAACCATGAGGGCATCGCCGCTGCCCTCCGGCCTGTGCGAGCCCTTGGTTACGCAGACTCGGACCCCACCTTCTCACTGAGTGTTGACGAGGACTACGACCTCCGGTTGTCTGGCCTCTCCCTGCCATCCTTCTGCGCTGTCCACCTCGAGTGGATCCAGTACTGTGCCTCTCGGCGCAGCCAG CCCGTGGACCAGGACTGGAATTCACCGTTGGTTACACTGTGCTTTGGCCTGTGTGTGCTGGGTCGCCGGGCCCTGGGAACAGCGTCACACAGTATGTCTGCCAG CCTGGAGCCCTTCCTCTATGGCCTGCACGCCCTGTTCAAGGGGGACTTCCGCATCACCTCTCCCCGTGACGAGTGGGTCTTTGCCGACATGGATCTGCTTCACCGAGTGGTAGCCCCTGGGGTTCGCATGGCCCTCAAGCTTCACCAG GACCATTTCACATCTCCTGATGAGTATGAGGAACCAGCAGCCCTGTATGACGCCATCGCGGCCAATGAGGAGCGGCTAGTCATCTCACATGAGGGGGACCCTGCCTGGCGCAGTGCCATCCTCAGCAACACCCCCTCCCTGCTGGCGCTGCGCCATGTCATGGACGACGCTTCTGACGAGTACAAGATCATCATGCTCAACAGGCGCCACCTCAGCTTCCGAGTCATCAAG GTAAACCGAGAGTGTGTGCGTGGGCTGTGGGCTGGGCAGCAACAAGAGCTGGTGTTCCTGCGCAACCGCAACCCTGAGCGCGGCAGCATCCAGAATGCCAAGCAGGCACTCCGCAACATGATCAATTCCTCCTGCGACCAGCCACTGGGATATCCCATCTACGTGTCACCTCTTACCACATCTCTGGCTGGTAGCCACCCCCAACTGCGGGCGCTGTGGGGTGGTCCTGTCAGCCTGGGTGCCATTGCCCGATGGCTCTTGCGCAGCTGGGAGAg ACTTCATAAGGGCTGTGGCGCTGGCTGTAATAGCGGAGGGAATGTGGATGACTCGGACTGTGGTGGGGGTGGCGGCCTGACCTCCCTCAGCAATCATCCGCCCTTGGCACACCCTACGCCTGAAAATGCAGCAG GCAGCAGTGAGCAGCCCCTCCCACCAGGTCCTAGCTGGGGACCACGGCCTTCCCTCAGTGGCTCTGGTGATGGGCGGCCCCCTCCTCTGCTGCAGTGGCCTCCCCCTCGGCTCCCTGGACCACCCCCTGCTTCACCTGCTCCCACTGAGGGTCCCCGGCCCTCAAGACCTTCTGGCCCTGCTCTCCTCAATTCTGAGGGACCCAGTGGGAAGTGGAGTCTGGGGGGTCGGAAGGGACTGGGAGGACCTGATGGGGAGCCAGCCTCAGGGAGCCCCAAAGGAGGCACCCCCAAATCTCAG GCCCCTCTAGACCTCAGCCTCAGTCCTGATGTCAGCTCTGAGGCCTCACCTGCCAGAACCACCCAGGACCTTCCTTGCTTGGACAGCAGTATTCCTGAGGGTTGCACACCCTCCGGTGCCCCAGGTGACTGGCCTGTCCCTGCTGAGGAACGCGAGAGCCCGGCTGCCCAGCCCTTGCTGGAGCATCAGTACTGA